The DNA window CCCGCAGAGGCCTACGAGATGTTCCTGATGGCATCTCTACCAACACACGCTACCTGAATCTGCAAGAAAATCTCATTCAGGTCATAAAGGTGGACAGCTTCAAGCACCTTAGACATCTGGAGATTCTGCAGCTGAGCAAAAATCACATACGCAAAATTGAGCTTGGGGCCTTCAATGGACTAGCCAGCCTCAATACCTTGGAGCTTTTTGATAACCGCCTCACCACCATCCCAAACGGGGCATTTGAGTACTTGTCCAAACTTAAGGAGCTTTGGCTGAGGAATAATCCCATTGAGAGCATTCCCTCCTATGCTTTCAACAGAGTGCCCTCATTACGGAGGTTGGACCTTGGGGAGCTCAAAAGGCTCTCCTACATATCTGAGGGGGCCTTTGAAGGACTGAGCAATCTGCGCTACTTAAATCTGGGAATGTGCAATCTGAAGGAAATCCCCAATCTTATTCCCCTGGTGAAATTGGATGAGCTGGAGATGTCAGGAAACCAGCTATCTGTCATCCGGCCTGGCTCGTTTAAAGGGCTCATTCACTTGCAAAAGCTATGGATGATGCATGCCCAGATCCAGATCATAGAAAGGAACTCCTTTGATGACCTGCAGTCACTTGTGGAACTCAATCTAGCCCACAATAACCTTACCCTCTTGCCCCACGATCTCTTCACTCCATTGCATCACCTGGAGAGGGTGCACTTGCACCACAACCCATGGAATTGTAACTGTGACATCCTCTGGCTAAGCTGGTGGCTTAAGGAGATGGTACCTGCAAACACCAGCTGCTGTGCCCGCTGCAGCTCGCCGACCCACCATAAGGGACGATACATCGGCGAGCTGGACCAGAATTACTTTCACTGTTATGCTCCTGTTATTGTGGAGCCTCCCGCAGACCTAAATGTGACAGAGGGAAGTGCTGCGGAGTTGAAATGCAGAGCCAGCTCCTTGACCTCAGTAAGCTGGATTACACCCAATGGTTCCATCATGACTCACGGCGCATACAAGGTCAGAATCTCCGTGCTGAATGATGGCACGCTGAACTTTACCAACGTTACCATGCAGGACACAGGCACATATACGTGTATGGTCAGTAATTCTGCAGGTAATACAACGGCATCTGCCACACTGAATGTGTCTTCAACAGAGAACAGCAGTTTCAGCTACTTCACCACGGTGACAGTGGAGACAATAGAGACACCGCATAATGAAGGCTTCACCACAACTGTGCAACACAAGGTGGGCCCCACACCTTCTGCTGGTACATGGGAGTCTATCACCCACACTtctacaacaaccaccacagtCCGAACCCCGCTCTCAACCAGCACCACTGAGAAGACTTACACAATCCCCGTCACTGAGCTGGGCGGGGAGGGCTCCCTGAACGGCTTGGATGAGGTTATGAAGACGACTAAGATCATTATTGGCTGCTTTGTTGCAATCACGCTCATGGCAGCCGTCATGCTGATAATCTTCTACAAGATGCGCAAGCAGCACCACCAGCAGAACCACCACGCACCCACGCGCACCATTGAGATCATCAATGTGGACGAGGACTGCGTGACAGGAGGCCCGGGCATGGAGGGCCACTTGACGCTGCCTCCCCTCGAGCACGAGCACCTCAACCACTATAACACATATAAGACTGCATACAACCATGCCTCCACTATCAATTCGATACACAGCTCAGCCCACGAACCTTTGTTAATCCGGGCCAGCTCAAAAGACAATGTACAAGAGACCCAGATCTAATGCTTTTGTGAAACATTATAAAACTGATGAAACTTCACACAGAAATTACTGATAGGACATTATTGACAATTGGTTGTAAGGACTGTGGCtcaaacacagaggaacagaCTCGTGTGTTTGGCAAACCAGCGGCTGGTGACGTTAATTCAATGACTTTGGGAATTAGAGTATGTCTACTGTTTCAAAAAGTGTCTttacaaaacagaagttatttatttaagaaaaaaaaatattgtggttaaatcaagaaaaaactgtattctgcaattattttttcagcacttaattcattttttttctttccttcctctcataTCACAAGATCGTTTTACTAATATGCTTTCAAACTGTCACAAGGCAtctgctgaaaaagaaaaaaaaaatcctgcgaCAAATTGCTGTTCCTTTtataagatttttttctttttcttttctttctggtATAACTGCAGACTTTGGATCAGATGAGATAGTAACATAATTTCCCCCATGTATCAAAGAAATCTAGAGCACATTAGTGATTTTCTCCAGCTGTGGATCAAGTGATGAGATGTTTTGTGGCCATCTGTAACTGAGATGAATTAAACACGTGTTCATCATTTTGCAGTGAGTGACAGAACTGTCAGTGATCAAAATTGATAAGAATTCACTGTTTAATTATGCCTGTCACATACATTAGGCGCTCTCTGGTATGTCATAAATAGGCTGAATATCTTGgctgaggggagaaaaaaacagcaacaaagtcCTGTGTTCTGCTATTGTAAAAGTTGAGGCTCTCTATTAGAAGTATGCTTTTGATAAAGTAAATTTCATTGATCTCTACGTCTTTGTGTTCCAATGTATAtgcaaaatataattttataccTAATCTCAACGTTCTTTTGACTGGAGTCCCAGCATCTCAGAGACATCTTATTAGAGAAAACATACCATTAGTTGCATTAAGAGGGATTGAGTTTCTGAAAGTCATGATGCTGAGGCAGcaaggaaaaaatataaatgtggaTGAAGGAGGGTTGGGAATATAGATGcagattattttaaattgtgccAAAAGTCCACTGTCTCCAAATGTTTCCAGTGAATCAAAGCCTCACCTTTACCTTACTGTGCTTTCTACTGTTGCATATTAGGATGACTGCTTTGAAGCCACCTATTTAACGCCGGGACCCCTTACCTCATCTGCGGCACTATAGGGGTGCTGTAAGAAGCTGTCTGATGAGCTGAAGAAAGAGCTTAAACCCTTTATACAGCTGTCTGAGCACATTGCTTGTCATCTGTGTGCCACATTTCCACATAGGCCATGCCTGGCAGCCTCAGATTCACACCCTGCCCCTTGCCAACCACAGTTGGCCCTGAGTGGCGAGGCTTATGCTGCGAGAGACTTCAGGGGTGAATGTGTGGGATCGGTCATCAACCAGATGTTTGGATTGCACCTGCCTCTCGCCCTCTCGCTCGGCGACAAcacaatttacattttaatcGATGTGCCCATGGGGCTTTGGATGGACACAGCTCTGCAGGGGCTCACAGGCTGGAAACCATTTCAAAGTCCCCACTTTGAAAAAATGGTGGCAGGCGCCATAAATGCAGGGTTAGGCAGACATTTGGCAGATGGCCCTAGGTTTATTTTTAGTAAGGAAGTGGAGTTTTTGTGCAACCGTCAAATACATCAAAGAGGTCAGGGCGCTGTCATGCTTAACtcgcttttgtgtttttattaaataaacgTGCCATCGGGATTTATGTGTAAGATAATGCCTCGTAGAATGTATGGTCAGAGATAGCGTCGTGTGCTCTCTGAGGACTCACTGACCTGAAAGCTCAAAGCATCGTCAATAGGCCAAGGCCGTGATTAGCCTCAGATTACAGAAGATTccaggaagaaaaacaattcaacttgtcaatcagtcaatcagtcaactCTTCTTTTGAGGTCTGTCTGTCAATCATCATTTGTTTGACTAAAATACGGATGAAacatattattacatattattattactatattattttcattcctGTCCCTGAGTAAAACAAGCTTAACAGTGGTAATATTCATTGGTGCAGCATGTTACAGCGTCTGCCTCCCCCTCTTATTATGAGCCTAATTTCAAAATTCCCAACAGTAAAGAAGGGTATATGTCTAACTCTCGACCATTGTTCAATACTGAAGACATATTAAGAAAATCCCATCCAGCTGACAAACACTTACAGCCCACAGAGAACGGTTTCAGCAAGTTTTTAACCTCAATAGAAGATGGTTATACTCCGCAACGCTTCAGTGAGTAGAGAGATTAAATGAGATACACTTTGCCTCAGAGGGATACAAAAACTGAATGGCGTTAAACATGAGTAATCAAAAGCCCAATTTGCACAGGGCGAGTATTACCTGGGGTACCTGTGACATGTAATAAACAAGTGCATggattatatataattaaatgtttCTAAACACATACCCCTAACACAGAGgacatttattaataatattagttTTGCAGGAAAGCgaataatagttttattttccatattttttttctttttcttttttcttcctcagccAGATAAAGCCTTACAGAGGCTTAAGCAGAAATTATTAATGAGAGCTTTGATACTGTTTAGGATGCAAGCAACTGCATCCTAGCCGCTGTCATACAAACTCCGCAGAACCACACGATTTAAGATTTATTCTGTAAATCTGAGGGGAAACACAATAGTTTAATTATCCAGTGTGAATGTGCTGCACACAACACAGAATTGGGGAATAGATTTTCTAAACAAACCCGAGGTCCCCAGGTAATATTAGTCATGACTGAATGAGATAAGTGATTAGCCAatatcattgttgttgttgttgtttttgccacCAGGACACTATTCATCCAATGATTGCACTTATATGGAGTCTGGCACATCTGTAAACCATAGAACAAGccaggtttgtttgtgtcattattCTATGTTTAAGTTTGTAGTGGCGGGGCTGTGGATCGCAAATCCACTCGGTCGATTTCGGAGGCTGTAACCATCTTCCCTTTTTGCCTTTAGTTGGAAGTAAATCGTCTGAAAATTTCAATGGTAAATTTGTTGCATTTTAGTCAAGCTGTCTCATGTATGTAAGATATCTAAATATTTTTGGTcagtatttcttttctttccacacggtttactttttttttctgagagggAATGCTGTTCTAGTGGTagatttatataaaatacattttgagaataaaataaaacaaaaacaaaaatttttaaattttgattttaCATGTGCCAACAACCTGTTctaaaagtgggaaaaaaagaaaagagaaacatgcTGTAAAAGAATAAGAGATTGATTTTCATGTAATCATACTTTCATGACCTTTAAAAGATATGGAGATCGATTATAGAGACCAGAGTTTGTAGTTCATACACAAAATATGGTTCAAATAaactattgttgtttttctgtattgtcTGATTCTTGTTTTCCACGTGCGCCGCAAGAGGACTGATGCATACCAGCATACACATtaatactttaaatatattaagtTGTATATTTCAGATACGTGCACATCTCTATCAAACCGTTGTAATTATCTGTAAAGCAAACATCTATCCTTCTACCTACCTTctacatacatataaataactTTATATGTTTGATATTTTCATCTTGAAGACATTGAGACAAAACGAGGGAGATACATCCTAAATGACCCCAATTAGAATCAATGTGTTTTGTCCtgtattttctttcacattggttaaagaatgtttttattattattattattattattatattttagtcaacaacaacaaaaaagttaatataacactttttattcacattttatcacaaaactgattttaaaaaggtaaaaaagcTAAACATACAATAATGATCCCAACACGAgaatgatttaatattttacacaataataataataattggttttatatagcacttttctagaTACCCAAAGACTACTGAGGTACCACCACCAGACACAGATGCCCTTCATCTGCTCAGTAGTACCTCAGTGAAACCGCTGACATTAGATGTGCAGATAGACAGTAAATGTATACCTGGTAGTCACAGTAgataaaaagtaatttcccctaaTTCTGATTTTGATTAACCTTTGATATTCCATAGAAAATGCTTGGGGTCATTATTAACATACAACATTAACATATAAGAATTAGACACAAATCCAAGAAAGATGTCAAAGACAACTTATTACTTAGTACGTGGAAGACATGGAAGACTAAATGATAAAATCCCCACTTATGCATCTATGGGCAAAAGGTGTTTTCTAATTTTTAATGATCATTTGGCAACCACATTGACACATGTTTGGAAGTCACTGTCAAACTGCTTATCTTTCCGTAAAGCTTATACACTCttacactttttgtttttgctaatGAAGAACTAGCTGCATTATACATCTACATCTTATTGAAAAAAGCAAATTTTAGTACTAGACAAACAAGATGCTCATACTTTTCAAATTAATACCTGTGTGATTGTTCAACCCTGTAAATCAACCAGATAAAATAAGATTCTCCAGAGGGGACATCAGTAACGCGCACATAAAATGTCACCACACGCTGATATTAGGAAATGAGGGAAGTCAGCGTGGGATTGTTTTACCATTTCCACATATGACAAACCAGCAATCACCATGTCCTTCTTCATACAAGAAGAGCAGGACACCAGGTTGTCTGTACAACCGACTGACCAGAGTCAGGCTGTCCCATACTGGCCATTCTTCCCATACTGATGTCTGCTTTTGTAGATTACTTGTTCGTAGTAGTAGGCCTCGTATCATGAGGCATGTGGTGTGGTTCTTATGTGATACCCCTCTCAAATGTTTGCCCTTCAAAGGTGCTTTACATGTATGAAAATCTGGTCTTGTTTAAGGCtatgttaaaaatgtctaaagTAGGACTTTAGTTTCTGCATtcagtcaaattaaatcaaatgtgaaAATCTAGTTTTAGTAATTGGAGTTCATTGTTTCAGGTCTGCAGATTTGGTAGCTGATtcataaatgaaagaaatgcatttacTGGAATGTAAATAcgcctatcaggcataacattatgaccactgacagaagaactATATAAAATTgactgtcttgtgacaatacaatgttctgcttggaaacgtttggacctagcattcatgtggatgttagttagacatgtaccacccacctagatcagacccccaccccatagcaatgacacttcttggtggcgcaccaaaaaaaaacatgaaaaacagcacaaggtgttgacctggcctccaaattccctacatctcaaactgatcaagtatctgtgggatgcactggaataagcctgatccacagaggcccctccccttaacccatcagGCCCAAATGCCCATACTACCAACATCCTGACACCACTGGGCACCTTCAGACTGGGCCCATGTCAATTATCTGATaaatcacaaatgttttggaggcacaagggagacctacgcaacattaggtcataatgttatgccagatcggtgCAGAGTATAATATATGTGCTAGTAGCAATCAAGTATCACACCCCTCAACTAGTTAATCAACTATAAATATGCTGACACTGACCAGTCTACAGTCTTTACTCATCATTATTCATGCCTCATTTAACATATTTGTGCAGGAGTTAGTGTTTGACGCATGTGAAAGATTGAGGCAAATAGAGTTTTGTACTTCTTTTCACAGTGGGACTTTTGATTAGATGTATCTAATGCCACAGCACTGGAAGTCTCAGTCAAACcaagtgtgaaaataaaaaagctccaTGTTCTGTAGGATTACAAAGCTGTTAACATTCATTTGACAACAGAAATTGGGAGAAAATACCACACGAACAACGGCTCGGCCGAACCTGATTAGAAATAGGTCTCTAATCAGATACATTAACTGGCAGCCACTAATTGAAAACTACGCAACACATGCTGCATGCTCACTTTGAATATAAATGGGATCATTGCATGATTCCGAGACAGGAAATCCTTTGTTGCAACTACTTTTTTAAAGGCAGACTTAAACAACTATTCCCAAGTGAACTCGTGCAACCTCTTCACCTTTGTTGTGCACTTGAGTCGGCTGATAAGCAAGCTAAAATGCGCTCCTTACGGAAATATTACAGTGCAAGTTGCCAAGTGCTCTCGTCTTTGAAGTGTGTGACAAGTTGGTTTTCGTAATAGTTGTCTATTCAAAACGCAGCCCAGGGTGTGTTCCACTGGCTCCTTACTAATGCACCATTAAACTCCTCATCTTCTtatttattctgctcctgaGGCTTGGGTAAATTAATAGGTGCTTAATGTCAGTGCATTGCTTCGCatgcaagtgttttttttttgttgttgttgtttgtttttttacgcaatatttcaattttaataGAAAACGCTacacaaaaatgtgtcattaaatgAAGAGAAGTTAGGTGGCAATTTTCATTATATACTATAATATTAAGATATACTTAAGTATTGATGAGTAAAGATGACTATTCAGGTATTTATAACAGGGCTCTGTAAAGTCTAGACAGTGAAATAAGGTGACAGCAGTGGACAAATAAAATTATTGGATCTGGATCAGGCTTCTCTTTTGTACTTATTTACTgtaggtctgccataaaccaaaatcACTTCCCTGCAgtgtcaaaatgtcttcttccttttctgttttaatgttggCTGGCAAGCGTCAAAGctaccaaaaacaaaaaaaaaaaaagaaaaaagaaaggaaccaaaatgaataaacatatCTGCTGTCTGGAAGTAAAATACattggaaaatgaagtcagctTGACAGCAATTCAATTATCCAATGTGCATGTTTGGTGAGGAGGTTGTAGGAGACGGTCATTCAAAAGTTGATTAACACACctacaaaaaaatcacaagaagGAATAGACTCCTTGCactcaggcaaaggctgcaccGAAACCACAACCAGCACTGATCGCTGCATTTAGAAGATTAGAAAACCTTCTTCAAGACAGTGTCAATCGTACCTACAAGCTAAGGTAAGCTTGTGTCTTAGCTTGTAGCCATGGTACGAGCTACACTCCTGACACAACATcaattttgacagccctatttaTTGTACAGTCACATGATGCACACATGATCTAGCAGAATACACGTAAGataaagaaaagcctttatgaatctcctGAGGGGGGAATATTGTTAAGATTGGATCGAGACTCAGACTGGCTGATActcaaatgattaaatgattcaTATTGGATGTGAGGGCTATACCGACATTTCTTCCTCTCATCTAAGCTCCTCACACCTAGGAAATGAGAGGGATCCTGCCCCAAAACCTTGCTGCttggcaaataaaaatgtaagcCTGCAACGTTAACGGTttagcaaacaaacaaccaagTTACAACTGAGACGTGATCTAAAATGTCCAATTTGAGCTTGGGAGTACCACAGGACTAGGGCCTTTCCGGTGAACACAATCCCATCTGAAGGCAGCGAGAGATGCAACAGCAGAAGAGTCATTCCTTCCGAATGAGAAATCCTTGGTTCAATAGCGTCAATCCTGACTGACTCCAGTTCCTGATGACATGCTGCACACAACATGAGGAGGTGACATTTCTATGTCACACTGCTTAATAAGAGCTCCTTCAGGAGCCCCCACTTTCCTCACTTCCTAGCCCCCTTGGAGTCCATTTAAGGAACTGGAACATCCTCCACGATGGAGGGGAGGGAACatgtttgaaaaattaaaagcagGGATCTGTGTCAGCAGCAGGACTGTTGACCTGGGTTTGTCTAATTCCAttgtgattatgtttttttttttttttttgttgttgttgaatgaATTCAATGAACAAagttgtgggaaaaaaacaacttttcttcTACTGTTACATTAATACTAAATATAAGGCTCCACAGTGGGCACTTGCACACGTACTTATTCTCAGCATCTTCTGCCTTGGGATCAGTAGTTGCCAGGGTCCCAAGTTGACAAACGCCCCTTTTGAGTCCTCCAGCTACCAGACGAACTCAAGACGATATCGAAAAAGAATAAGTTCTACATTGTAAGGACCCTGGCGTACCATTGTGCTGTTACCACATGGCAATTAAAGGTTACACAGCCCATCCTCAGTCAGTTGCTGTATGGGTAAGTATATGGGTTTCTGAAGAAACAGGAGCCATTAAGAATTTCTGCACACTCTATCGTAAGTCAGTGACATCTACACAATTAACCTtttccatttacattttaataaaaaacttGGAAggattaagtttttttttgttgaaaacagGCCATGACACATACTAACTTGGCAAATACAATGCACTAAAGAACTGTTATTGTTGTGGTACTGGTATCTGGGATGATTAAAACTCTTTGAATTGTCGAATTTGTCAATTTTCATTCAGAATGGGCCGTGCCTTTCAAAATACAGCTTCCGTATCTTAACTTGATCAGTATTTGTACCAGTGACTGTCTAGAGGTGGGCAGAAGTGATGACTGAGTCCTCAAATGATAGAAATGGGCATCACTCAAAGTGAGTGAAAGCACCTTACCCTCTATTCCGTTATCAGATAAGGCCCGAGAGGGCTGCAAGCTGTAGCAGAGGCTGTGCTAGATGCTGAGAGTAAGCTCTGCTTTACTAGCGGTGAGACTAGGACAGGAGGGGTGCCATAACATCAAAGCAGAGACATCACTGCGAGTAGCTAATCACTTCCTTTTAATGTCATGTTGCTCTTTAACTGGAAAAGTGAACACTGTTGGGATGGCCTTTCATATAGCCTATACTGCACACTGTAGGGTTGCTGGGTTCATGTTGACTAAACTGGAACATGCAAATTTCTGTGCACAATGCTCCACGGGGGAGAATAAACACAAGATTTCCATCTAAGCTGGATCAAGCAGGACTCGCTGTTCTTGACACTTAAGTCTTACGACtgtgtacttttgtttttcaaaaccaCAGCAATCCATAAAAGCATATTCCTTTGATTAAAGCACAAAGCACTCCC is part of the Mugil cephalus isolate CIBA_MC_2020 chromosome 10, CIBA_Mcephalus_1.1, whole genome shotgun sequence genome and encodes:
- the lrrc4ca gene encoding leucine rich repeat containing 4C, genome duplicate a, whose protein sequence is MLNKMTSSQQQQMMRGPRWNRALSDPLFVLLLALQLLVVAGLVRAQTCPSVCSCSNQFSKVICTRRGLRDVPDGISTNTRYLNLQENLIQVIKVDSFKHLRHLEILQLSKNHIRKIELGAFNGLASLNTLELFDNRLTTIPNGAFEYLSKLKELWLRNNPIESIPSYAFNRVPSLRRLDLGELKRLSYISEGAFEGLSNLRYLNLGMCNLKEIPNLIPLVKLDELEMSGNQLSVIRPGSFKGLIHLQKLWMMHAQIQIIERNSFDDLQSLVELNLAHNNLTLLPHDLFTPLHHLERVHLHHNPWNCNCDILWLSWWLKEMVPANTSCCARCSSPTHHKGRYIGELDQNYFHCYAPVIVEPPADLNVTEGSAAELKCRASSLTSVSWITPNGSIMTHGAYKVRISVLNDGTLNFTNVTMQDTGTYTCMVSNSAGNTTASATLNVSSTENSSFSYFTTVTVETIETPHNEGFTTTVQHKVGPTPSAGTWESITHTSTTTTTVRTPLSTSTTEKTYTIPVTELGGEGSLNGLDEVMKTTKIIIGCFVAITLMAAVMLIIFYKMRKQHHQQNHHAPTRTIEIINVDEDCVTGGPGMEGHLTLPPLEHEHLNHYNTYKTAYNHASTINSIHSSAHEPLLIRASSKDNVQETQI